The following proteins come from a genomic window of Miscanthus floridulus cultivar M001 chromosome 2, ASM1932011v1, whole genome shotgun sequence:
- the LOC136537004 gene encoding uncharacterized protein has translation MEKGEGPRFYQNIKKREADPLEKYDAFPIGMFEDDDDESLHFPEEETLEVDEVQLRSGRQLPRPSPQQRNPPNVTPSDVTDHVPNVSVKYDVISHLKKIPAMLSVYDALCLSSDLRKAFITALSFPEDYRVEVSQAEVKLARAQSITFSDEDLLLGNTKHNRPLFMLGEIDDLPINRIMIDGGSAINLLPMRTLKKIGYSKGDLCHSNVVIHGFNQSGQEALGTICLVLKFESFTTYVKFYVIDAATSYNALIGRPWLHENKVIPSTLHQCIKYKDPSGDIIRIFADKKPFTTAETFYADAKFYFEHVDKVSKPKPTLPLEENIPKIEVGETTSSKKMGYDISTGPSLCDGRGQLAPFEKLLSQAQLNALHQDEVLKEEKYGLGYEVNMTSTEPLDATEASPQMEDGNQPTTDELEEINIGTDDDPRPIFISKRVSKESKKEYHKFLSANKDIFAWSYEEMPGLDPMVAEHKLAVRKDVTPVKQGQRRYRPELLPQIEAEVDKLIAAGFIREVKYPKWVSSIVPVKKKNGKIRVCVDFRDLNKACPKDEFPIPISEILIDATMGYEIFSFMDGFSGYNQIKMSPEDEELTAFRTPKGRLAKWAMILSQFDIVFVPQKAVKGQALANFLAAHPIPDDFPIDDDLPDEEAFTTTSKV, from the exons ATGGAAAAGGGCGAAGGCCCGCGCTTCTACCAAAATATTAAGAAGCGCGAGGCCGACCCCCTCGAAAAGTACGATGCCTTCCCCATCGGAATgtttgaggatgatgatgacgagtCTCTTCACTTCCCTGAAGAAGAGACATTAGAAGTTGATGAAGTTCAGCTTAGATCAGGCCGTCAACTGCCTAGACCATCTCCTCAACAAAGAAATCCCCCAAATGTAACTCCGAGTGATGTAACTGACCATGTTCCCAATGTGTCGGTCAAATATGATGTAATCTCGCACTTGAAGAAAATACCAGCAATGTTGTCTGTGTATGATGCTTTGTGTCTCTCTTCTGATTTACGAAAAGCATTTATTACCGCACTTTCATTTCCTGAAGATTATAGGGTTGAGGTTTCACAAGCAGAAGTAAAATTAGCTCGAGCTCAAAGTATTACCTTCAGTGATGAGGATCTGTTATTAGGGAATACAAAACATAACAGGCCCCTTTTCATGCTTGGTGAAATTGACGATCTTCCTATTAATCGTATAATGATTGATGGTGGTTCAGCCATAAACTTGTTGCCCATGCGCACTCTCAAAAAGATTGGATATTCCAAAGGAGATTTATGTCACTCGAATGTTGTCATCCATGGCTTCAATCAATCAGGCCAAGAAGCATTGGGTACCATATGTCTAGTTTTAAAGTTTGAAAGTTTCACGACATATGTAAAGTTTTATGTGATTGATGCAGCAACCTCATATAATGCTCTCATTGGACGCCCATGGCTACATGAAAATAAAGTTATTCCATCTACTCTCCATCAATGCATCAAGTACAAAGATCCTTCAGGAGATATAATAAGGATTTTTGCGGATAAGAAGCCATTTACCACGGCGGAAACCTTCTATGCTGACGCAAAGTTCTATTTTGAGCATGTTGATAAAGTCTCAAAGCCGAAACCAACATTACCATTAGAGGAAAATATCCCCAAGATAGAAGTTGGCGAGACTACATCAAGCAAAAAG ATGGGATATGATATATCTACTGGCCCGTCTTTATGTGATGGCCGGGGGCAGCTCGCACCTTTCGAAAAGTTGTTGTCTCAGGCTCAACTCAATGCTCTACATCAAGATGAAGTGTTGAAAGAAGAGAAATATGGTTTAGGCTATGAAGTTAATATGACTTCCACTGAACCTCTCGATGCTACTGAAGCCTCTCCACAAATGGAAGACGGAAATCAACCAACTACTGATGAGTTGGAAGAAATTAATATTGGCACGGACGATGATCCCCGTCCAATCTTCATTAGCAAACGTGTATCCAAAGAAAGTAAGAAAGAATACCATAAATTTCTTTCTGCAAATAAAGATATATTTGCTTGGTCTTATGAAGAAATGCCAGGTTTAGATCCAATGGTGGCTGAACATAAATTGGCCGTCCGAAAGGATGTCACTCCGGTGAAGCAAGGACAAAGAAGATATCGTCCTGAACTTCTCCCGCAAATAGAAGCTGAGGTCGATAAACTCATTGCTGCCGGGTTTATTCGAGAAGTAAAATACCCGAAATGGGTGTCTAGTATTGTACCCgttaaaaagaaaaatgggaagatACGTGTGTGTGTTGATTTTAGAGATttaaacaaagcatgtccaaaagatgAGTTTCCAATTCCGATCTCTGAAATCCTTATTGACGCCACTATGGGGTATGAAATATTCTCCTTCATGGATGGCTTTTCTGGCTACAATCAAATAAAAATGTCGCCAGAAGATGAAGAGTTAACAGCATTTCGTACACCTAAAG GTAGATTGGCCAAGTGGGCGATGATCCTTTCACAATTTGATATTGTATTTGTGCCACAAAAAGCCGTTAAAGGTCAAGCTTTGGCTAATTTTCTAGCTGCACATCCTATACCTGACGACTTTCCCATCGACGATGATCTACCAGATGAGGAAGCCTTCACCACTACG TCAAAGGTCTAG